A section of the Acanthochromis polyacanthus isolate Apoly-LR-REF ecotype Palm Island chromosome 1, KAUST_Apoly_ChrSc, whole genome shotgun sequence genome encodes:
- the fbxo7 gene encoding F-box only protein 7 isoform X1: MFPATFTSDLTCLFADLLRCCDSSRQSFIMKLRVRILRQTSRLDVLGEDPSVAELTEQIRDQLLSGHGLGPETDFSLSLNGSELLSDSAQTLSSCGIVSGDLICVLLPQSAQPVTTATTTATTNMTASSSANQNQNQQTDSNTSNQPSFSPAAPLDPEDPDPIDAGHVTSVWEPMLCCEAEEGGAPLSLELLHQSAGSTCPSDTLMVAAHLLMMETGFIPQVSPVQVSTQMPAGWRSPGGVFRLQYLHPLCGGAVVSLVAVSLGPVLSINTTLKVTENVETPRKLCLEPSSYVTNEWAGGSAAAAFRDLRKLSRVFKDQLVYPLIAAARDGKTCL, encoded by the exons AGCTGAGAGTTCGGATCCTCCGGCAGACCAGCAGACTGGATGTTCTGGGAGAAGATCCCAGTGTGGCAGAACTCACAGAGCAGATCCGGGACCAGCTGCTGTCCGGTCACGGCCTCGG tccaGAAACAGACTTCAGTTTGTCTCTAAACGGGTCAGAACTCCTCTCAGATTCTGCTCAGACTCTGTCCTCCTGTGGAATCGTCTCCGGAGATCTGATCTGCGTCCTGCTGCCTCAGTCTGCACAACCCGTCACCACGGCAACCACTACAGCAACCACCAACATGACGGCCAGCAGCTCAgccaaccagaaccagaaccagcagaCCGACAGCAACACGTCCAACCAG CCCAGCTTCAGTCCTGCAGCTCCGTTGGACCCCGAGGATCCCGACCCGATAGACGCTGGTCATGTGACCTCCGTCTGGGAGCCAATGCTGTGCTGCGAGGCCGAGGAGGGCGGAGCCCCGCTGTCCCTGGAGCTGCTCCACCAATCAGCTGGCAGCACCTGTCCCAGCGACACCCTCATGGTGGCAGCTCACCTGCTGATGATGGAGACGGGATTCATCCCTCAG GTGAGTCCTGTCCAGGTGTCCACCCAGATGCCTGCTGGTTGGAGGAGTCCTGGTGGAGTGTTCAGGCTGCAGTACCTCCATCCTCTGTGTGGGGGCGCCGTGGTGTCTCTGGTGGCCGTCAGTCTGGGTCCAGTTCTGAGCATCAACA CAACTCTGAAGGTGACAGAAAACGTGGAGACGCCCAGAAAGCTGTGTCTGGAACCGTCCAGCTACGTGACCAACGAGTGGGCAG GAGgaagtgctgctgctgcgttCAGGGACCTCAGGAAACTGTCGAGAGTGTTCAAGGACCAGCTGGTTTATCCGCTGATAGCTGCTGCCAGAGACGGTAAAACATGTTTATGA
- the fbxo7 gene encoding F-box only protein 7 isoform X2, translating to MKLRVRILRQTSRLDVLGEDPSVAELTEQIRDQLLSGHGLGPETDFSLSLNGSELLSDSAQTLSSCGIVSGDLICVLLPQSAQPVTTATTTATTNMTASSSANQNQNQQTDSNTSNQPSFSPAAPLDPEDPDPIDAGHVTSVWEPMLCCEAEEGGAPLSLELLHQSAGSTCPSDTLMVAAHLLMMETGFIPQVSPVQVSTQMPAGWRSPGGVFRLQYLHPLCGGAVVSLVAVSLGPVLSINTTLKVTENVETPRKLCLEPSSYVTNEWAGGSAAAAFRDLRKLSRVFKDQLVYPLIAAARDGKTCL from the exons AGCTGAGAGTTCGGATCCTCCGGCAGACCAGCAGACTGGATGTTCTGGGAGAAGATCCCAGTGTGGCAGAACTCACAGAGCAGATCCGGGACCAGCTGCTGTCCGGTCACGGCCTCGG tccaGAAACAGACTTCAGTTTGTCTCTAAACGGGTCAGAACTCCTCTCAGATTCTGCTCAGACTCTGTCCTCCTGTGGAATCGTCTCCGGAGATCTGATCTGCGTCCTGCTGCCTCAGTCTGCACAACCCGTCACCACGGCAACCACTACAGCAACCACCAACATGACGGCCAGCAGCTCAgccaaccagaaccagaaccagcagaCCGACAGCAACACGTCCAACCAG CCCAGCTTCAGTCCTGCAGCTCCGTTGGACCCCGAGGATCCCGACCCGATAGACGCTGGTCATGTGACCTCCGTCTGGGAGCCAATGCTGTGCTGCGAGGCCGAGGAGGGCGGAGCCCCGCTGTCCCTGGAGCTGCTCCACCAATCAGCTGGCAGCACCTGTCCCAGCGACACCCTCATGGTGGCAGCTCACCTGCTGATGATGGAGACGGGATTCATCCCTCAG GTGAGTCCTGTCCAGGTGTCCACCCAGATGCCTGCTGGTTGGAGGAGTCCTGGTGGAGTGTTCAGGCTGCAGTACCTCCATCCTCTGTGTGGGGGCGCCGTGGTGTCTCTGGTGGCCGTCAGTCTGGGTCCAGTTCTGAGCATCAACA CAACTCTGAAGGTGACAGAAAACGTGGAGACGCCCAGAAAGCTGTGTCTGGAACCGTCCAGCTACGTGACCAACGAGTGGGCAG GAGgaagtgctgctgctgcgttCAGGGACCTCAGGAAACTGTCGAGAGTGTTCAAGGACCAGCTGGTTTATCCGCTGATAGCTGCTGCCAGAGACGGTAAAACATGTTTATGA